The Algoriphagus halophilus sequence GCCTGGAGGTCTCTTTTCTAACTTTTTGAATGAGAAAATCCATCCAGGTAAAACGATCAATGTCCTCAAGCCCCTGGGTAATTTTACCACGGACTTTCATTCCAAAAATCAAAAGCATTTCTTTTTGGTAGCGGGGGGCAGTGGAATTACCCCCATCATGGGAATAATGAAATCTGTTTTGGTCAATGAGCCCAATTCCAAGGTGACCTTATTGTATTGCAGTCGACATGAAGATCATATCATTTTTAAAAAGGAATTGGATGAATTGGAGCATAAATATGCAGATCATCTGAAAGTCATCCATAATCTAAGCCAACCTACTGAAGCTTGGACTGGGCTGAAAGGTAGATTGTCCAGTGAAACCTTAAAAGGACTGGTAAATACAGCTGAGTCTGAATCAGAATTTCAAACGGAATACTTTATTTGTGGACCAGAAGGGATTTTGGAGACTACCTTGGAGGTTCTTTCTTCTCTACAGATATCTAGTGAAAAAATCCACAAAGAAAGCTTTTTCTCTGCGGCAGCTGAAGCAGCACATGAGGCGGCAGCCACTGCTGGTGGTCTGACTAGGGATGTGACCGTCTTGTTGGAAGGAGAGGAGCACCTGGTAACTGTTACTCCGGATAAAACCATTTTGGAAGCAGGGTTGGATCAAAATTTAAATATGCCTTTCAGTTGCCAAAGTGGTCTTTGCACCGCATGTCGGGGCAAGTTGATCAGTGGTGAAGTAAAAATGGATGAGGATTCGGGACTAAGCCAAAATGAGATTGATGCAGGTTACGTTCTTTGCTGCGTAGGAAGACCTATGACAGATGACGTAAAAGTTCGTATAGAGTAATTCCAATCTACTTATGGAAATCGAAGAAATCCGGAAAATCTACAAAAATCTGGAGCAGTTAGTGTTGATCCTCATGTTGATAGCTTTGCCGATTTTTGGAATGATTTACCTGTACTATAATTCCGGAAACCTGGATTGGGGACTCCCTGAGCTTCCAGGCTTTCTAAACGGAATTTTGTCTGGAGCTGGCACAGCCTTGTTGCTGGTCCAGTACTTATTGTTTCATAGGAAACTGAAAGAATCCTTTAAGAAGGAAGAGCTGCTTGATAAGGTGAAGGTTTATGCCAAAGCAACAAAAGAGCGATTTTATATTTTATTCATCAGCTCGTTGGTGGCTACCTTAGGTTTATTATTCTACGGGAATCCTTACTTTATTATTCTTTTTGCTGGAACCTTGGTGTTCTTTTCTTTAGCAAAGCCTACTCCCGATCGATTAGGGAGATTGATGAAATTGAAAAAAGAGGATCGGGATTTGATTCATCAAGCCTCGAGACCTGAGTAAAAAAAACGCCAATCTAAACTAGATTGGCGTTTTAGTTGATAGCAGTTGGTTTAGTTTTCTATAATGATATTTCCGGAAGAAATAGAACCTTTGACCCAATCAGAAGAACCATTGTCTATTTCTAGATTTCTACCGGTGTTGATTCCTCCAACTTTAAGATTTCCAGAGGAAGCTCTTAATGAGAAGTTGAGAGATTTTAAGTCAGATGGAGTCTGAATTCTAAAGGAACCTGATGTTCCATTAAAACGGGTGTTCCCATTCAGGCCAGCGTTGGTAGCTCTGATATTTCCGGATGTAAATTTCAACTCTCCTAAATATCCAATGTTACTTAGCTTGGCATTTCCCGAAGTCAAGGAAGCACTTAATTCTCCCCCAATCGTATCTGCCTCCAAAGAACCGCTAGTAGATCCATAGTCTACATTGCCTGTAACACGGGTAATGTCCGCATTTCCTGAGGTTACACTTGCTTCCACATCCCCATCAATTTCGTCGATATACAAAGACCCTGAACTGGCCTTCACTCTCAGATCACCATTGATGTTAGAGGCCGAAACTTTTCCAGAGCTAACTCTCAGGATGGTTTCATCATTGGT is a genomic window containing:
- a CDS encoding ferredoxin--NADP reductase, whose product is MFNLFKKKKEVAKKQTFLPLKVREVVKETADTVSIYFEQPEPYLEYKPGQFLTLVMDFEGKEQRRSYSLCTSPYMDPFPGISVKRVPGGLFSNFLNEKIHPGKTINVLKPLGNFTTDFHSKNQKHFFLVAGGSGITPIMGIMKSVLVNEPNSKVTLLYCSRHEDHIIFKKELDELEHKYADHLKVIHNLSQPTEAWTGLKGRLSSETLKGLVNTAESESEFQTEYFICGPEGILETTLEVLSSLQISSEKIHKESFFSAAAEAAHEAAATAGGLTRDVTVLLEGEEHLVTVTPDKTILEAGLDQNLNMPFSCQSGLCTACRGKLISGEVKMDEDSGLSQNEIDAGYVLCCVGRPMTDDVKVRIE
- a CDS encoding DUF4097 family beta strand repeat-containing protein, producing MKNFFKISPLLIALLLFATVGFAQKVLVDANKSYSNISKIEVSGGWLDVSYDGGSGADVKVEAYLESNDEDQDIIFVTVGDVLKISYERSNNSSWGNNRNKGFIKINGPMAMELDIKNSSGTISVDGVTNDETILRVSSGKVSASNINGDLRVKASSGSLYIDEIDGDVEASVTSGNADITRVTGNVDYGSTSGSLEADTIGGELSASLTSGNAKLSNIGYLGELKFTSGNIRATNAGLNGNTRFNGTSGSFRIQTPSDLKSLNFSLRASSGNLKVGGINTGRNLEIDNGSSDWVKGSISSGNIIIEN